The Nitrospirales bacterium genome includes a window with the following:
- the tuf gene encoding elongation factor Tu: protein MGKAKFERKKPHLNVGTVGHVDHGKTTLTSALTKVMGDQGMAQYVAYDDVAKASESQGRRDPTKILTIAISHVEYESPNRHYAHVDCPGHADYVKNMITGAAQMDGAILVVSAADGPMPQTREHILLARQVGVPYIVVFLNKADKVEDKELLELVELEVRELLSKYGFPGDDVPIVTGSAIKAIEGDQSEIGVPSIMKLLEAIDSYVPTPERAIDKPFLMPIEDVFTISGRGTVVTGRVERGQVKVGDEIEIVGLKPTQTTVVTGVEMFRKVLDEGQAGDNIGALLRGTKKEEVERGMVLAKPKSITPHTKFKAEVYVLTKEEGGRHTPFFKGYRPQFYFRTTDVTGIVELEPGVEMVMPGDNVSFTGELIAPIAMEQGLRFAVREGGRTVGAGVVTEILA, encoded by the coding sequence ATGGGGAAGGCGAAATTTGAGCGGAAGAAGCCGCATTTGAATGTGGGAACCGTGGGGCACGTGGACCATGGGAAGACGACGCTGACCTCGGCGTTGACGAAGGTGATGGGGGATCAGGGGATGGCGCAGTATGTCGCCTATGACGATGTGGCGAAGGCGAGTGAGTCGCAGGGGCGGCGCGATCCGACGAAGATTTTGACGATTGCCATTTCGCATGTGGAGTATGAGTCGCCGAACCGTCATTATGCGCACGTGGACTGTCCGGGGCATGCGGACTATGTCAAGAACATGATCACGGGGGCGGCGCAGATGGATGGAGCCATCTTGGTCGTATCGGCGGCGGATGGGCCGATGCCGCAAACGCGGGAGCATATTCTACTGGCGCGGCAGGTAGGGGTTCCGTATATTGTGGTGTTTTTGAATAAAGCGGATAAGGTTGAGGATAAAGAGTTGTTGGAGTTGGTGGAGCTGGAAGTGCGGGAGTTGTTGAGTAAGTATGGATTTCCCGGGGATGACGTGCCGATTGTGACGGGCTCGGCGATTAAGGCAATCGAGGGGGATCAAAGTGAGATTGGGGTGCCGTCGATCATGAAGTTGCTGGAGGCGATCGATAGTTATGTGCCGACGCCGGAGCGGGCGATTGATAAGCCGTTTTTGATGCCGATAGAAGATGTGTTTACGATCAGTGGGCGCGGGACGGTGGTGACGGGGCGCGTGGAGCGTGGGCAAGTGAAGGTGGGCGATGAGATTGAGATTGTGGGGTTAAAGCCGACGCAGACGACGGTGGTGACGGGTGTGGAGATGTTCCGGAAGGTGTTGGACGAAGGGCAGGCGGGGGATAACATCGGGGCCTTGCTGCGGGGGACGAAGAAGGAAGAGGTGGAGCGGGGGATGGTGTTGGCGAAGCCCAAGAGTATCACACCGCATACGAAGTTCAAGGCCGAAGTGTATGTGTTGACGAAGGAAGAAGGGGGGCGGCATACGCCGTTTTTCAAGGGGTATCGGCCGCAGTTTTATTTCCGGACGACGGATGTGACGGGGATTGTGGAGTTGGAGCCCGGGGTGGAGATGGTGATGCCGGGGGATAATGTCTCGTTTACGGGGGAATTGATCGCGCCGATCGCGATGGAGCAGGGCTTACGGTTTGCGGTGCGAGAAGGGGGCCGTACGGTGGGGGCTGGCGTAGTCACGGAAATTTTGGCGTGA
- a CDS encoding DUF192 domain-containing protein produces the protein MPKITRTGTRGIVLLLMLFVTVSSLSASEIEQQPTNNRDFAEIISPNQSVLTVEIADTPAKRSQGLMFRTNMPPDHGMLFVFRELDHWTFWMKNTKIPLDIIWLDQNGHVVHIESNVPVCTRMDEGCPRYHTLKEALYVLELNAGMAKHYGISIASQLTIKLPPTIRNTPF, from the coding sequence ATGCCAAAGATAACCAGAACAGGCACACGGGGAATTGTCCTTCTCCTTATGCTTTTCGTTACAGTTTCTTCTTTATCGGCTTCAGAGATTGAACAACAACCTACTAATAATAGAGATTTTGCAGAAATCATCTCCCCCAATCAATCTGTATTAACCGTCGAAATCGCCGACACCCCTGCTAAACGATCACAAGGCCTGATGTTTCGTACAAACATGCCACCTGACCATGGAATGCTATTTGTGTTTCGTGAGTTAGATCACTGGACTTTCTGGATGAAAAACACTAAAATTCCTTTAGACATCATATGGTTGGATCAAAATGGACACGTCGTCCACATTGAATCGAATGTCCCAGTCTGTACCAGGATGGATGAGGGTTGCCCCCGGTATCATACTCTCAAGGAAGCACTCTATGTCTTAGAGCTCAATGCAGGCATGGCAAAACACTATGGCATTTCAATTGCCAGTCAATTGACGATCAAGCTGCCCCCGACTATACGCAATACTCCCTTCTAA